In the genome of Pseudodesulfovibrio senegalensis, one region contains:
- a CDS encoding DUF3089 domain-containing protein — protein sequence MRALLMSICLLGILLGTSAMAAQEKASCDIPACPDYSKDISWAARPDSPDKPVDVFYVYPTIYPGTCPKNMDVFNTELRADVQGLLKAQAGVYSSSANLFAPYYRQVSFACLDPLKDMTLNSYFRIGADDVHRAFDHYLSFLNHGRPFILASHSQGSVVMLDLLRSRFHDPKLQKQLVAAYVIGFSVTDKDLQAYPWIKPAQKANDTGVVISWNTQAPGATGSPVLRPGAICINPLTWTTYETPADKSLNLGAVFFDDFKGTVKREVPHYTGAQVDTKSGALVTTPPDELELGHFPKGVLHKFDYAFWYRNLEQNVRDRIDAYLKQ from the coding sequence ATGCGAGCACTTTTGATGAGCATCTGTCTGCTGGGTATTCTTTTGGGCACAAGCGCCATGGCCGCGCAGGAAAAAGCATCGTGCGATATTCCCGCCTGCCCCGATTATTCAAAAGACATCAGCTGGGCAGCCAGGCCCGACAGCCCGGATAAGCCGGTCGACGTGTTCTACGTTTACCCCACGATCTACCCCGGAACCTGTCCGAAAAACATGGACGTGTTCAACACGGAACTGCGCGCTGACGTTCAGGGCCTGCTCAAGGCTCAGGCCGGGGTGTATTCATCGTCCGCCAATCTTTTTGCGCCGTATTATCGGCAGGTATCCTTTGCCTGCCTTGACCCGCTCAAGGATATGACCCTGAACAGCTATTTCCGTATCGGCGCGGACGATGTGCACCGTGCCTTCGACCATTATCTTTCCTTTCTCAACCATGGGCGCCCCTTCATTCTCGCCTCCCACAGCCAGGGGTCGGTGGTCATGCTCGACCTGTTGCGAAGCCGATTTCATGACCCGAAACTGCAGAAGCAACTCGTGGCGGCCTACGTCATCGGCTTCTCGGTCACGGACAAGGATCTGCAAGCCTATCCCTGGATAAAACCCGCACAAAAGGCGAACGATACCGGGGTGGTCATTTCGTGGAATACACAAGCTCCCGGAGCGACCGGTTCCCCGGTGTTGCGTCCCGGCGCCATTTGCATCAATCCGCTCACATGGACCACGTATGAAACCCCGGCAGACAAGAGTCTGAATCTGGGTGCGGTGTTTTTTGATGATTTCAAAGGCACCGTGAAACGCGAGGTGCCACATTACACTGGTGCGCAGGTCGATACAAAGAGCGGCGCACTGGTCACGACGCCCCCGGATGAATTGGAACTGGGCCATTTCCCGAAAGGCGTTCTGCATAAGTTCGATTACGCCTTCTGGTACCGCAATCTGGAGCAGAATGTCCGGGACCGCATCGACGCATATCTGAAACAATAG